In the Periophthalmus magnuspinnatus isolate fPerMag1 chromosome 4, fPerMag1.2.pri, whole genome shotgun sequence genome, one interval contains:
- the pde6d gene encoding retinal rod rhodopsin-sensitive cGMP 3',5'-cyclic phosphodiesterase subunit delta, with product MSSDEDRAKEILKGFKLNWMNLRDAETGKVLWQGTEDLSVPGVEHEARVPKKILKCKAVSRELNFSSSEKLEKFRLEQKVFFKGQCLEEWFFEFGFVIPNSTNTWQSLIEAAPESQMMPANVLTGNVIIETKFFDDDLHVSTSRVRLFYV from the exons ATGTCTTCAGACGAAGACAGGGCCAAGGAGATACTGAAAGGTTTCAAACT AAACTGGATGAACCTGCGAGATGCGGAGACAGGCAAAGTGCTGTGGCAGGGCACCGAGGACCTCTCTGTGCCCGGGGTGGAGCATGAAG CTCGAGTGCCCAAGAAGATCCTCAAGTGCAAAGCCGTCTCACGAGAACTCAACTTCTCCTCCTCCGAAAAGCTGGAGAAGTTCAGGCTGGAACAGAAGGTCTTCTTCAAAGGGCAGTGTCTAGAAG AATGGTTCTTCGAGTTTGGTTTCGTCATTCCCAACTCCACCAACACATGGCAGTCTCTGATTGAGGCCGCGCCCGAGTCACAGATGATGCCTGCCAATGTTTTAAC GGGGAATGTCATCATTGAGACCAAGTTCTTTGACGATGACCTCCACGTGAGCACCTCTAGAGTGCGCCTGTTCTACGTGTGA
- the ndufa11 gene encoding NADH dehydrogenase [ubiquinone] 1 alpha subcomplex subunit 11: MGYWDTPEGTACVEKTWITTKLATALGLVGSAYHIVAFQPESAMAALQRATSTTVTMASLGAIFGMATCLSAQARGTPDDPLNYFIGGCASGAFLGARTHNPMTGTSACLALGTLAYFTKVGKQEGWRLTGSPRL; the protein is encoded by the exons ATGGGCTACTGGGACACTCCCGAGGGCACGGCGTGTGTGGAGAAAACATGGATCACCACCAAACTGGCCACGGCGCTAG GTCTCGTGGGATCAGCCTATCATATCGTAGCCTTCCAGCCTGAGTCAGCCATGGCAGCTCTACAGAGGGCCACCAGCACCACCGTCACTATGG CATCTCTGGGGGCCATCTTTGGTATGGCCACCTGTCTGAGCGCCCAGGCCCGGGGGACCCCGGATGACCCACTCAACTACTTCATCGGGGGCTGTGCCTCAGGAGCCTTCCTGGGGGCTCGCA CTCACAATCCCATGACAGGGACGTCGGCATGCCTGGCTCTGGGCACTTTGGCATACTTCACTAAAGTGGGCAAACAGGAGGGTTGGAGGCTGACCGGATCCCCGCGACTGTGA
- the ctns gene encoding cystinosin isoform X2, with protein sequence MPVIRRALFPWGAPASLLWTLLLLVGFSESKLQLSAPEAVTLQLLQQDTVHISSSAPLNETLVLLLNVTSSSISNWSSVVSLPHEVPLSAGSSEALFNVSALAVGQVTAFLNSNRSDLSVSLRIRFLVIHSQVVELLSEVIGWIYFLAWSVSFYPQAWENWTRKSVVGLNLDFLALNLTGFFAYSVFNIALFWVQPIKEEYLKRDPNGVIPVTASDVFFSLHALLLCSLYVCQAALYQRGGQTVSWPARGLLLLGWTFALVTLFLAVAQVITWLQYIYYFSYIKLAVTLVKYMPQISGCYSLETPPSLDWACSPCSSTCSSSASTTVSTGQSTSLYLRRSRTQTRTAPGGLPQNCPRTNPGPLQ encoded by the exons ATGCCTGTGATCAGGAGGGCCCTCTTCCCCTGGGGGGCTCCAGCCTCACTGCTCTGGACTCTGTTGCTGCTGGTGGGCTTTTCAG AGTCTAAGCTGCAGCTGTCCGCTCCAGAGGCTGTCACGCTCCAACTGCTCCAGCAAGACACGGTTCACATCAGCAGCAG tgcCCCTCTGAACGAGACTCTGGTGCTGTTGCTCAATGTGACGTCCAGCTCCATCAGCAACTGGTCCAGTGTGGTGTCCCTCCCTCACGAG GTCCCTCTGAGTGCAGGTAGCTCAGAGGCCTTGTTTAACGTGAGTGCGCTGGCTGTAGGACAGGTCACCGCCTTCCTGAACTCCAACCGCTCTGACCTCAG CGTGTCCCTGCGGATCCGTTTTCTGGTCATCCACAGCCAAGTGGTGGAGTTGCTGAGTGAGGTCATTGGCTGGATCTACTTCCTGGCCTGGTCCGTGTCCTTCTACCCACAGGCCTGGGAGAACTGGACCAGGAAGAG TGTGGTGGGGCTCAACCTGGACTTTCTGGCTCTGAATCTGACAGGATTCTTCGCCTACAGCGTCTTCAACATCGCCCTCTTCTGGGTGCAACCTATAAAG GAGGAGTATCTGAAGAGGGACCCAAATGGCGTGATCCCAGTGACGGCCAGTGACGTGTTCTTCAGCCTGCatgctctgctcctgtgctcGCTCTACGTGTGCCAAGCTGCTCTCTACCAG AGAGGGGGGCAGACCGTCTCCTGGCCCGCTCGAGGCCTCTTGCTGCTCGGCTGGACCTTCGCTCTGGTCACCCTCTTCCTGGCTGTGGCCCAGGTCATCACGTGGCTCCAGTACATCTATTACTTCTCCTACATTAAACTGGCCGTGACACTGGTCAAATATATGCCTCAG aTCAGTGGATGCTATTCTTTGGAAACCCCACCAAGTTTGGACTGGGCCTGTTCTCCGTGCTCTTCGACCTGCTCTTCATCAGCCAGCACTACTGTCTCTACAGGACAAAGTACCAGCCTTTACCTTCGGAGGAGCAGGACCCAGACCAGGACTGCCCCAGGAGGACTGCCCCAGAACTGccccaggactaatccaggaccacTGCAGTAG
- the ctns gene encoding cystinosin isoform X1, translating into MPVIRRALFPWGAPASLLWTLLLLVGFSESKLQLSAPEAVTLQLLQQDTVHISSSAPLNETLVLLLNVTSSSISNWSSVVSLPHEVPLSAGSSEALFNVSALAVGQVTAFLNSNRSDLSVSLRIRFLVIHSQVVELLSEVIGWIYFLAWSVSFYPQAWENWTRKSVVGLNLDFLALNLTGFFAYSVFNIALFWVQPIKEEYLKRDPNGVIPVTASDVFFSLHALLLCSLYVCQAALYQRGGQTVSWPARGLLLLGWTFALVTLFLAVAQVITWLQYIYYFSYIKLAVTLVKYMPQAYMNYQRKSTVGWSIGNVLLDFTGGVLSILQMVLQSYNNDQWMLFFGNPTKFGLGLFSVLFDLLFISQHYCLYRTKYQPLPSEEQDPDQDCPRRTAPELPQD; encoded by the exons ATGCCTGTGATCAGGAGGGCCCTCTTCCCCTGGGGGGCTCCAGCCTCACTGCTCTGGACTCTGTTGCTGCTGGTGGGCTTTTCAG AGTCTAAGCTGCAGCTGTCCGCTCCAGAGGCTGTCACGCTCCAACTGCTCCAGCAAGACACGGTTCACATCAGCAGCAG tgcCCCTCTGAACGAGACTCTGGTGCTGTTGCTCAATGTGACGTCCAGCTCCATCAGCAACTGGTCCAGTGTGGTGTCCCTCCCTCACGAG GTCCCTCTGAGTGCAGGTAGCTCAGAGGCCTTGTTTAACGTGAGTGCGCTGGCTGTAGGACAGGTCACCGCCTTCCTGAACTCCAACCGCTCTGACCTCAG CGTGTCCCTGCGGATCCGTTTTCTGGTCATCCACAGCCAAGTGGTGGAGTTGCTGAGTGAGGTCATTGGCTGGATCTACTTCCTGGCCTGGTCCGTGTCCTTCTACCCACAGGCCTGGGAGAACTGGACCAGGAAGAG TGTGGTGGGGCTCAACCTGGACTTTCTGGCTCTGAATCTGACAGGATTCTTCGCCTACAGCGTCTTCAACATCGCCCTCTTCTGGGTGCAACCTATAAAG GAGGAGTATCTGAAGAGGGACCCAAATGGCGTGATCCCAGTGACGGCCAGTGACGTGTTCTTCAGCCTGCatgctctgctcctgtgctcGCTCTACGTGTGCCAAGCTGCTCTCTACCAG AGAGGGGGGCAGACCGTCTCCTGGCCCGCTCGAGGCCTCTTGCTGCTCGGCTGGACCTTCGCTCTGGTCACCCTCTTCCTGGCTGTGGCCCAGGTCATCACGTGGCTCCAGTACATCTATTACTTCTCCTACATTAAACTGGCCGTGACACTGGTCAAATATATGCCTCAG GCCTACATGAACTACCAGCGCAAGAGCACAGTGGGCTGGAGCATCGGGAACGTGCTGCTGGACTTCACTGGAGGAGTGCTCAGCATCCTACAGATGGTGCTGCAGTCCTACAATAATG aTCAGTGGATGCTATTCTTTGGAAACCCCACCAAGTTTGGACTGGGCCTGTTCTCCGTGCTCTTCGACCTGCTCTTCATCAGCCAGCACTACTGTCTCTACAGGACAAAGTACCAGCCTTTACCTTCGGAGGAGCAGGACCCAGACCAGGACTGCCCCAGGAGGACTGCCCCAGAACTGccccaggactaa